ttatctttaatcattaatttttaatatatatatatataatatattaaaaattaagggTTAAAAGTAATGATGACTTTtcaattacttaattatttttaatccttaaattatttttttaaatatatattatataaattaattattaaagataatatatataaattatatatatattatataatattttaaactttattttatatagatatagatatatatagataaaaataaataatatatatatatattatataaaagatttattaattatataaatataaaaattaataataatatatatacataatattatatataagtgatttaataattataaaaaatagattaaagataatatataaaaataatattttaagcttcTTATCTGTAAGTTTGATCATATTTATACAATGTATATATCTttcatacaaattttattaGGGGAGAAAATTGTGGTAAATTTGCCTCTGTTTCTGCTGCAGCGTTGGTGTTTCTCTGCCCGTTGTTCaagaacatttaaaaataacaaatactatCCCGTCGTTCAAAAACGTATAAAAAGAACGGTTGGTGTCTGTTGCAACTTTTATAGAAATAACTTCATGTAATCATGAAGATAACATTGACTTGAAACATAATAATGTTGTTGTTTTGCACAGGAACATTAATTTGCTGAGATAAAGTATAATCAAGGTTCAATGTCTGGCAGGCTTAGCCAAGACAATGTTATAGTTGGTGGTTTAATAATCAAGAATCAGGTTATATATACAACATTAGCCTTTCATAGATTTTACAAATCATAATTTCTTTAATACTAATACTATACTTAAATTTTCTACAACTACAGGACTTCATTGAAGCAACAGCACTGCCCGGTTTCGTGTTTTCCAAGTATGATGGCATTATTGGCCTTGGATTTCAGGAGCTATCACATTTAGGTGTTGTTCCAGTATGGTATGCACcattttatgataaattaaaatttgttgtgATATTTCTCTTAAGATAAGGAGTAACCTCTCATATTTGCAGGTACAATATGATGAACCAGGGTCTGATCCAGAATTCAGTGTTCTCATTTTGGCTTAATAGAAACAAAAAAGAAGAGGAAGGAGGTGAACTTGTGTTTGGTGGGATTGATCCAAAGCATCACAAGGGGAACCATACTTATGTCCCTGTGACCCGCAAGGGTTATTGGGAGGTTGggaaacttatataaatatttttaatttgtatggTTGTTTTTTTATAACCTTATATAATGTGTTTGCTCTTGAAGTTTGATATGAATGATGTTTCAATCAATGGTCATTCAATAGGTAAGTTCTTTCATCGATCATTCATAAAAGAAGAGGTCATTTCTTAAACTAAGAGATAATGTTTAATGAGAGGTCAGGTTGGTGGCATGAAAAAAAAGAGAACATGTCATTTATTGATAATAGGGTACATTTTTAAGGTGTTTGCAGATCTGATTGTTCTGCAATTGTGAATTCTAGAAGTTCTTTGTTATCCGGTCCGCCATACcgaaaaatgattttattttattgttaatacaATGGctgtaaataataaatgattttaataagTGTAGGCTGTGATTACCATGATAAACCATGAAATTGGAATCACTTAAGTCATGAATGCAAGTCAATCACTGAATGC
This is a stretch of genomic DNA from Impatiens glandulifera chromosome 4, dImpGla2.1, whole genome shotgun sequence. It encodes these proteins:
- the LOC124933825 gene encoding aspartic proteinase A3-like, with translation MSGRLSQDNVIVGGLIIKNQDFIEATALPGFVFSKYDGIIGLGFQELSHLGVVPVWYNMMNQGLIQNSVFSFWLNRNKKEEEGGELVFGGIDPKHHKGNHTYVPVTRKGYWEYIWKIGEGAAEKCRSGFISNEDDLQLWILGDIFMARYHIVFDYGKSIIGFVDAV